Proteins from a single region of Paenibacillus sp. BIHB 4019:
- a CDS encoding L-threonylcarbamoyladenylate synthase yields the protein MTTTKVWGMTDEYAEASIAEAAELLRRGELVAFPTETVYGLGADARSSEAVAQIFQAKGRPSDNPLIVHIAMISQLDELVLPYSALAKQLMEQLWPGPLTLVLPVQPGAVSPLVTAGLSTVGVRMPSHPVALRLLAAAGCPVAAPSANRSGRPSPTLAEHVAEDLSGRISGIVDGGATGIGLESTVIELTGEQALRILRPGGVTVEQLRKAAPQAEIDAPAEAGSAVEELSAPRSPGMKYTHYAPKGELSVVQGSSAAKRVAYMQEQVSQAANAGLKAGVLVFDEQAAAMEDGSALVLTYGSGQQLEQAAHRLYAALRKFDAAGVQRIWAEGCEPDGIGAALMNRLLKAAGHRTHQV from the coding sequence ATGACTACGACGAAGGTATGGGGCATGACGGACGAATATGCGGAGGCGTCTATCGCGGAAGCAGCAGAATTGCTTCGCCGTGGCGAGCTTGTAGCTTTCCCGACGGAGACGGTATACGGGCTAGGTGCCGATGCTCGCAGCTCGGAGGCGGTGGCGCAGATTTTTCAGGCCAAAGGCCGTCCCTCCGATAATCCGCTTATTGTTCACATCGCAATGATTTCGCAGCTTGATGAGCTGGTACTGCCTTACTCGGCACTTGCGAAGCAATTGATGGAGCAGCTGTGGCCAGGACCGCTTACGCTTGTGCTTCCCGTTCAGCCGGGAGCGGTGTCGCCGCTTGTGACGGCTGGCTTATCCACTGTTGGCGTTCGGATGCCTTCCCATCCGGTGGCGCTGCGCCTCCTTGCAGCTGCTGGCTGTCCGGTTGCCGCGCCGAGCGCTAATCGTTCAGGCAGGCCAAGCCCTACGCTCGCCGAGCATGTGGCTGAAGACCTCAGTGGCCGGATCAGCGGCATTGTCGATGGCGGCGCTACAGGCATCGGCCTTGAATCGACCGTCATTGAACTGACGGGCGAACAGGCGCTTCGCATTTTGCGCCCAGGCGGCGTAACGGTGGAGCAGCTGCGCAAGGCGGCGCCGCAAGCGGAAATTGACGCGCCTGCGGAAGCTGGGTCGGCAGTGGAGGAGCTGAGTGCGCCACGTTCGCCAGGCATGAAATATACGCATTATGCACCGAAGGGCGAGCTAAGCGTTGTACAAGGAAGCTCAGCTGCCAAGCGTGTGGCTTATATGCAGGAGCAGGTGTCGCAAGCCGCGAACGCCGGACTGAAAGCAGGCGTTCTTGTATTCGATGAGCAGGCCGCTGCTATGGAGGACGGCTCCGCTCTCGTGCTGACCTACGGAAGCGGGCAGCAGCTGGAGCAGGCTGCCCACCGCCTGTATGCAGCATTGCGGAAGTTTGATGCTGCTGGCGTTCAGCGAATTTGGGCAGAAGGCTGCGAGCCAGATGGTATCGGAGCCGCACTTATGAATCGGCTGCTCAAGGCAGCCGGTCATCGTACCCATCAGGTATAA
- a CDS encoding manganese efflux pump MntP family protein, with translation MLGGQFFTLLLMAVALGMDAFSLGIGIGLRGIRWLHIIRLSVIIGMFHIIMPLGGMYAGSFVSGLLGHVATAAAGVLLVLLGGHMIYSSLRGEDVQAFDHRTIWGTLLFALGVSADSFSVGVTLGMFAADLLLTVLLFGFFGSLMSIMGLLLGRRVSHRLGGYGEACGGAVLLVFGLMFIF, from the coding sequence ATGCTTGGAGGGCAATTTTTCACACTGCTGCTAATGGCGGTTGCGCTTGGCATGGATGCTTTTTCGCTAGGAATTGGAATTGGGCTGCGCGGTATTCGCTGGCTCCATATAATAAGATTAAGTGTTATTATCGGTATGTTTCATATTATTATGCCGCTCGGAGGCATGTATGCCGGGAGCTTCGTTAGCGGCTTGCTGGGTCATGTAGCAACTGCGGCTGCTGGCGTGCTGTTAGTGCTGCTCGGCGGGCATATGATTTATAGCTCCTTGCGGGGAGAAGATGTGCAAGCCTTCGATCACCGTACCATTTGGGGGACGCTGCTGTTCGCGCTGGGCGTCAGCGCCGATTCTTTTTCCGTTGGCGTTACGCTTGGCATGTTTGCAGCCGATTTGCTGCTGACGGTGCTGCTGTTCGGTTTTTTTGGCAGCTTGATGTCGATTATGGGATTGCTGCTTGGAAGAAGAGTCAGCCATCGGCTAGGCGGCTATGGCGAAGCATGCGGCGGCGCGGTGCTGCTGGTGTTCGGTTTAATGTTTATTTTCTGA
- a CDS encoding low molecular weight protein arginine phosphatase codes for MKRILFICTGNTCRSPMAEAMLKNMAAQQGVAVEVRSAGISTIDGLAVSGHATEVLRGYGIEHQSSSCALTGEAVKWADLVLTMTASHKRGLLQWFPEAVDKAHTLKEYVNQDTGVLADIKELERLYTELHMKQTLGQQLTDGERNRLLELERRIPSFDIIDPFGGTLGNYKSCAEEIRSCLQQLLLQLKQE; via the coding sequence GTGAAGCGCATTTTGTTCATTTGTACGGGAAATACTTGTCGTTCTCCGATGGCGGAGGCGATGCTGAAAAATATGGCGGCCCAGCAGGGCGTAGCAGTAGAAGTGCGTTCGGCAGGCATCTCCACCATTGACGGTTTGGCCGTTTCCGGCCATGCGACAGAGGTGCTGCGCGGTTATGGCATAGAACATCAGAGCTCTTCATGCGCGCTGACAGGAGAAGCGGTAAAATGGGCGGACCTCGTGCTGACGATGACCGCCAGCCACAAAAGAGGACTGCTCCAATGGTTCCCGGAAGCCGTAGATAAAGCGCACACGCTCAAAGAGTATGTCAATCAAGATACGGGCGTACTGGCAGACATTAAGGAACTGGAGCGGCTGTATACGGAGCTGCACATGAAGCAGACGCTGGGACAGCAGCTGACGGATGGCGAACGCAATCGCCTGCTGGAGCTGGAGCGCCGTATACCAAGCTTTGATATTATAGACCCGTTTGGCGGAACACTCGGAAATTACAAAAGCTGCGCCGAGGAAATTCGCAGCTGCTTGCAGCAGCTGCTCTTGCAGTTAAAGCAGGAATAA
- the rpiB gene encoding ribose 5-phosphate isomerase B: protein MKIAIGADHAGYRLKDEIVPFLLSLGHEIEDFGCDCNQSVDYPDYALPVAEKVANGEVDRGILICGTGIGMSIAANKVKGIRCALVHDLFSAKATREHNDTNVIALGERVIGPGVAQEILRIWLDTPFSGGERHAGRIHKVGQIEQKYNA, encoded by the coding sequence GTGAAAATTGCCATTGGCGCGGATCATGCCGGCTACCGGCTGAAGGACGAAATTGTACCATTTCTGCTATCGCTTGGTCACGAAATTGAAGATTTCGGTTGCGACTGCAATCAATCGGTCGATTACCCGGATTATGCACTGCCTGTAGCAGAAAAGGTGGCAAACGGGGAAGTGGATCGCGGTATTCTCATTTGTGGAACAGGCATTGGCATGTCGATTGCCGCTAATAAGGTTAAAGGCATCCGCTGCGCGCTGGTGCACGATTTATTTTCCGCCAAAGCGACGCGCGAGCATAATGATACGAATGTAATTGCACTGGGCGAGCGGGTCATTGGTCCGGGGGTGGCACAGGAAATTCTTCGTATTTGGCTGGACACGCCATTCTCCGGCGGCGAACGTCATGCGGGACGCATTCATAAAGTAGGCCAAATCGAGCAAAAATATAACGCTTAA
- a CDS encoding TIGR01440 family protein has product MEANEKTIAIASAVETIVRELAAAGSLRAGQLLVIGTSTSEVLGRRIGTSGTPQAAAEIYAGVEAVRRDIGFYPVYQCCEHLNRALVIERAAAERYGLELVAAIPVPKAGGSMAAYAYRHIKDACLVETVAAHAGIDIGDTFIGMHLRRVAVPVRPSIRSIGEAHVTMAVTRPKLIGGVRAVYELDGVADSRDAVVLSPEQSAGTCD; this is encoded by the coding sequence ATGGAAGCAAACGAGAAAACGATAGCGATAGCAAGCGCAGTAGAGACGATCGTTCGCGAGCTTGCGGCAGCGGGCAGCCTGCGGGCTGGACAGCTTCTCGTCATCGGCACGAGCACGAGCGAGGTGCTGGGCCGGCGTATTGGGACGTCAGGCACGCCACAAGCTGCTGCGGAAATTTACGCTGGAGTAGAGGCTGTGCGCCGCGATATTGGTTTTTATCCGGTGTATCAATGCTGCGAGCATTTGAACCGTGCGCTCGTTATCGAGCGTGCAGCGGCTGAACGTTACGGACTTGAGCTGGTCGCGGCGATTCCCGTTCCGAAGGCGGGCGGCTCCATGGCGGCTTATGCGTATCGTCACATTAAAGATGCTTGTCTCGTCGAGACGGTAGCCGCGCATGCTGGAATAGATATCGGCGATACTTTCATCGGTATGCATTTGCGCAGAGTGGCGGTTCCGGTGCGGCCTTCGATTCGCAGCATTGGCGAGGCGCATGTCACGATGGCGGTTACGCGGCCAAAGCTTATTGGCGGTGTACGAGCGGTGTATGAGCTGGACGGTGTGGCAGACAGCCGTGATGCTGTTGTCTTGTCTCCGGAGCAATCCGCTGGGACATGCGATTAA
- the glyA gene encoding serine hydroxymethyltransferase, whose amino-acid sequence MENLRKQDPEVLKAMGLELQRQRDNIELIASENIVSEAVLEALGSALTNKYAEGYPGKRFYGGCEHVDIVEDIARDRAKELFGADHANVQPHSGAQANMAVYLAALKPGDTVLGMNLAHGGHLTHGSPVNASGLLYNFVAYGVNEDSFTIDYEEVRKAAFKHRPRMIVAGASAYPRIIDFEKMAKIANDVGALFFVDMAHIAGLVAAGLHPSPVPHAHFVTTTTHKTLRGPRGGLILCRKEWAAAIDKAVFPGTQGGPLMHVIAAKAVALGEALQPSFKTYAQNVVKNAAVLSDTLVAAGINIVSGGTDNHLMLIDTRSLNITGKEAEHVLDSIGITANKNAIPFDPTSPFITSGIRLGTPAATSRGMDEKAMKVIGEVIAVTLKNPKDEATLEKSRQIVRDLTAQYPLYPELKY is encoded by the coding sequence ATGGAAAATCTACGTAAACAAGATCCGGAAGTTTTGAAAGCAATGGGACTGGAATTGCAGCGTCAACGCGATAACATCGAGCTAATCGCATCGGAAAATATCGTAAGCGAAGCTGTGCTTGAAGCATTGGGTTCTGCTTTGACGAACAAATATGCAGAAGGCTACCCAGGCAAACGTTTCTACGGCGGCTGTGAGCATGTCGACATCGTGGAAGATATCGCACGCGATCGTGCAAAAGAACTGTTTGGCGCAGACCATGCCAACGTACAACCGCATTCCGGCGCACAAGCGAACATGGCTGTTTATTTGGCGGCGCTTAAGCCTGGCGACACGGTACTGGGCATGAATTTGGCTCATGGCGGCCACTTGACGCACGGCAGCCCGGTTAACGCATCCGGCTTGCTTTACAACTTCGTAGCCTACGGTGTAAATGAAGATTCCTTCACGATTGATTATGAAGAAGTTCGCAAAGCGGCCTTCAAGCACCGCCCTCGCATGATCGTAGCTGGTGCATCTGCGTACCCGCGCATCATTGATTTCGAAAAAATGGCTAAAATCGCCAACGATGTAGGCGCACTATTTTTCGTAGATATGGCTCATATTGCAGGTCTTGTAGCTGCTGGTCTTCACCCGAGCCCAGTGCCTCATGCGCATTTCGTTACAACGACAACGCACAAAACGCTTCGCGGTCCTCGTGGCGGCTTGATCCTGTGCCGTAAAGAGTGGGCAGCTGCGATCGACAAAGCGGTATTCCCAGGCACACAAGGCGGTCCTTTGATGCACGTTATTGCTGCTAAAGCAGTGGCACTGGGCGAAGCTTTGCAGCCATCGTTCAAGACGTATGCGCAAAACGTTGTGAAAAATGCGGCGGTTCTTTCCGATACACTCGTTGCAGCAGGCATTAACATCGTATCCGGCGGCACAGACAACCACCTGATGCTGATCGACACGCGTTCCCTGAACATCACAGGCAAGGAAGCCGAGCACGTATTGGATTCAATCGGTATTACTGCTAACAAAAACGCGATTCCTTTCGATCCGACTAGCCCGTTCATTACTAGCGGTATCCGTCTTGGCACACCTGCTGCGACATCGCGCGGCATGGATGAGAAAGCGATGAAAGTGATCGGCGAAGTGATCGCTGTAACGCTGAAAAATCCGAAGGATGAGGCGACGCTTGAAAAATCCCGTCAAATCGTTCGCGATCTGACTGCGCAATACCCGCTTTATCCAGAATTGAAATACTAA